The Syngnathus typhle isolate RoL2023-S1 ecotype Sweden linkage group LG16, RoL_Styp_1.0, whole genome shotgun sequence genome includes a region encoding these proteins:
- the rab3gap2 gene encoding rab3 GTPase-activating protein non-catalytic subunit — protein sequence MSCCLLEFCRLQELKTVRDYLFHGQSQPVEKNQTAQSDLSWDTDDWETAWESGINKEQEATSSTLVEESTELSARWLQDCVVSLSPCSDLLVVAHEQKAVFLSAKWRTDDGGREEMTLAVSWSGVLSTEEGERVSSTICIPLASQKRSSTGRPDWTCVVVGFTSGYVRFYTENGVLLLAQLLHEDQVLRLKCRTYEIPRHPGVTEQHEELSILYPAALVTIDGFSLFQSLRACRNQVARAAAAGSDAIQPPPLAYKKWGLQDMDSNVDHCSVGVMTLNVFDQMKNASILGGFNASIKGSPPAMSQYVTVGSGPYVGFYYAVEGSTQPLLSHVALAVASKLTSALFSAASGWLGWNKNKNKNEDETVQKHKPKVEPATPLGIRFGLPDSRRHGESICLSPCNTLAGATDDFGRVTLLDLNRGIAIRMWKGYRDAQLGWLHVPEEQVSREGSLSTSLPRRHALFLVIYAPRRGILEVWAMQYGPRVGAFTVGKHCRLLYAGYRLLGVNSVTSQGWKIHTHQVCLLDPVTEALRTVNVPFHLALGDKKSEGAKDMHLLKKLTTILKSGEMEPDILESETKSLLLDIKHSSVQKQALESLLSNKNIPVSCLTNITRALLSTLQQQAGEEVDPALMQLCSSQLKLLQLYTDIQHMNSSADTEQHDEPLDSLGGIESDLARVTPTLQRYAKFNSRPSVCFVQDAPDAPLTAQAFLSQIECTDDGHLKLIQCSEAEWKQLGSFIFWACLCGKSSIHQICDKLQRAGISPQQLLSLLLNVWLQREKDVLQTPTECLRNLHALLVLLSNMEGSIEESWDPQSVSPWWQQCRNTLAQTHNSAAALLAAFVAHRAAKASITSRADSKLQSEWEAVSLELEQWVVCVRQLEDVLVLQTLLLAPPSVGSAGGPALLCSIKTLLEGGSGGITDNVSKWVFRHNLAPEQLNEILQKPEDEDVGEDVKESQENADGTAGLLVALRKHFPHSLSPNLLFAHCCWEYVVQWNKDPEEGVHLCRAMEHLKLVSSPHIQLGICTMMWSTFLVKRFSAAAFLIEKVGKAPKDRLCRRDVGMGDKALTSFLGCCVQLLQVLMEADSAVAEVPPPELSLEEVWCGAEGPASIAELAMEQKGVHYPLVQHHCLLASLLHAALTFSLKVKPLSLFDSKGKNAFFRDLTTIQLMPSGDMDPALVLSRQEFLLRVLTAWVQSIDDASVADASAGSRTPPSSGGPRAEWWPSLCLELGRLLQVSPDHLRRHLVCQLYNQGLDSHGEEVMLEVEDKDVLGSQLLMITGQRLSYSLLRSQNQTQPAMELLARLPPTLCTWLKAMDPSELRRPLVPLHQTSRLVGRVIEMLPENHGQYSLALHLLEAVDVLTAED from the exons ATGTCCTGCTGTTTGTTGGAGTTTTGTCGTCTCCAAGAGCTCAAGACAGTGAGAGACTATTTGTTCCACGGTCAGAGTCAGCCAGTGGAGAAGAATCAAACAG CTCAAAGTGATCTATCGTGGGACACGGATGACTGGGAAACAGCCTGGGAAAGTGGCATCAACAAAGAGCAAGAAGCTACATCGTCCACATTG GTGGAGGAAAGCACAGAGTTAAGTGCACGGTGGCTGCAGGACTGTGTGGTTTCCCTGTCTCCCTGCTCAGATCTGCTTGTGGTGGCTCATGAACAAAAGGCTGTTTTTCTCTCAG CCAAGTGGCGAACAGATGATGGTGGCAGAGAAGAGATGACCCTGGCTGTGTCTTGGAGTGGAGTACTCAGCACTGAAGAAGG AGAGCGTGTGAGCAGCACCATCTGTATACCACTGGCAAGCCAGAAAAG GAGTTCTACCGGGAGACCGGATTGGACATGTGTGGTTGTGGGTTTCACTTCTGGCTACGTCCGCTTCTACACAGAG AACGGGGTTTTGCTCCTGGCTCAACTGCTTCACGAGGACCAAGTTTTAAGGCTAAAGTGTCGCACCTACGAGATCCCTCGCCATCCCGGTGTAACTGAGCAG CATGAAGAGTTAAGCATCCTCTACCCTGCTGCACTGGTCACCATCGATGGTTTCAGCCTCTTCCAGTCACTGCGTGCTTGCAGGAACCAGGTGGCAAGAG CGGCAGCTGCTGGTAGTGATGCAATTCAACCTCCTCCCCTGGCTTATAAGAAATGGGGTCTCCAGGATATGGACAGTAATGTAGACCACTGCAGTGTGG GTGTCATGACACTCAATGTGTTTGATCAGATGAAGAATGCCTCTATTTTGGGGGGGTTCAATGCTTCAATCAAAGGCAGCCCTCCAGCCATGAGCCAGTACGTCACAGTAGGAAGCGGCCCCTACGTTGGCTTTTACTATGCGGTCGAG GGAAGCACCCagcctcttctttctcatgtgGCTCTCGCTGTGGCCAGTAAACTTACATCAGCCCTATTCAGTGCTGCCAG TGGTTGGCTAGGATGGAACAAGAACAAGAACAAGAATGAAGATGAGACTGTCCAgaaacacaagcccaaggttgaACCTGCAACACCACTGGGGATCAG ATTTGGTCTCCCAGACTCTCGCCGCCATGGCGAGTCCATTTGCCTATCACCTTGCAACACGCTAGCCGGAGCGACGGACGACTTTGGTCGAGTCACTCTGCTGGACCTAAACAGAGGGATTGCAATTCGCATGTGGAAAG GTTATAGAGATGCCCAATTGGGTTGGCTGCATGTTCCAGAGGAGCAAGTCAGTCGGGAAGGTTCCCTCTCAACGTCGCTCCCCAGACGCCATGCACTATTTCTGGTTATTTACGCCCCCCGCAGGGGAATCCTGGAGGTATGGGCCATGCAGTACGGACCTCGAGTGGGCGCATTTACTGTGGGCAAACACTGCAG GCTGCTGTACGCCGGTTACCGTCTGTTAGGGGTGAACAGTGTAACCAGTCAGGGTTGGAAGATCCACACCCATCAAGTGTGTTTGCTGGATCCCGTCACAGAAGCCCTGAGGACTGTCAATGTTCCCTTCCACCTGGCCCTCGG TGACAAGAAGAGTGAAGGAGCCAAAGATATGCATTTGTTAAAGAAACTGACAACAATACTCAAGAGCGGAGAAATGGAGCCTG ATATTTTGGAGAGTGAGACCAAAAGCCTGTTGCTGGATATCAAACATTCCTCCGTTCAAAAACAG GCTTTAGAGTCTTTGCTGTCCAACAAGAACATTCCTGTTTCATGTCTCACAAACATCACGCGCGCCTTACTCAGCACTCTGCAGCAGCAAG CCGGCGAAGAAGTGGATCCAGCGTTAATGCAGCTGTGCTCCTCCCAGCTCAAACTGCTTCAGCTTTACACCGACATCCAGCACATGAACTCTTCTGCCGACACCGAGCAGCATGATGAACCT CTGGACTCCCTCGGTGGAATTGAGAGTGATTTGGCACGTGTGACTCCCACCTTGCAACGCTACGCCAAGTTCAACTCCAGGCCCAGCGTTTGTTTTGTTCAAGACGCACCCGACGCACCTCTGACTGCCCAAGCCTTCCTATCGCAGATTGAATGCACAGACGATGGCCACTTGAAGCTTATCCAGTGTTCCGAAGCAGAATGGAAGCAGCTAG GGAGCTTCATCTTCTGGGCTTGTCTATGTGGTAAAAGCTCGATACATCAAATCTGTGACAAATTGCAACGGGCTGGCATCAGTCCACAGCAGCTACTA tctCTGTTGTTGAATGTCTGGTTGCAACGGGAAAAGGATGTGCTCCAAACCCCGACAGAATGTCTGAGAAATCTTCACGCGCTTCTGGTTCTGCTTAGCAACATGGAAG GTTCCATCGAAGAGTCATGGGACCCCCAGTCTGTCTCACCTTGGTGGCAGCAGTGCCGTAACACGTTGGCACAAACGCACAACTCCGCAGCCGCTCTGCTGGCTGCTTTTGTCGCTCATCGTGCCGCTAAGGCTAGCATCACCAGCAGGGCGGACAGCAAg TTACAGTCCGAGTGGGAAGCAGTGTCTTTGGAGCTGGAGCAATGGGTGGTGTGTGTTCGTCAGCTGGAGGATGTACTGGTGCTGCAGACGCTACTCTTAGCGCCGCCGAGTGTTGGATCAGCAGGAGGCCCTGCGTTGCTGTGTTCCATCAAAACACTCCTGGAGGGAGGCTCAG GTGGCATCACTGACAATGTCTCCAAGTGGGTGTTCAGACATAACCTGGCTCCCGAGCAACTAAACGAAATCCTTCAGAAGCCAGAGGATGAAGATGTAGGAGAAGATGTGAAAGAAAGTCAAGAGAACGCAGATGGAACAGCAG GGCTGCTGGTGGCACTGCGCAAACACTTTCCTCACTCCCTCTCGCCAAACTTGCTCTTTGCTCATTGCTGCTGGGAGTATGTGGTGCAGTGGAACAAAGATCCAGAG GAGGGTGTCCACTTGTGCCGGGCCATGGAACATCTGAAGCTGGTTTCCAGTCCGCATATCCAACTAG GTATTTGCACAATGATGTGGAGTACCTTTCTCGTCAAACGTTTCTCCGCAGCAGCCTTCCTCATCGAGAAG GTGGGCAAAGCGCCCAAAGATCGCCTTTGCCGACGG GATGTAGGAATGGGAGACAAAGCTTTGACCTCCTTTTTGGGATGCTGCGTCCAGCTGCTGCAGGTCCTCATGGAG GCGGACTCCGCCGTAGCTGAGGTTCCTCCTCCGGAGCTTTCGTTGGAGGAGGTTTGGTGTGGTGCCGAAGGCCCGGCCTCCATAGCTGAACTTGCCATGGAGCAGAAAGGTGTCCACTATCCCCTGGTGCAGCACCACTGTCTGCTCGCCTCCTTGCTACATGCCGCCTTGACTTTCAGCCTCAAGGTCAAACCTCTCAGCCTGTTTGACAGCAAG GGTAAGAATGCTTTCTTTCGAGACCTGACCACCATTCAGCTAATGCCAAGTGGAGATATGGACCCAGCACTGGTCCTATCACGGCAGGAG TTCCTTCTACGGGTGCTAACTGCCTGGGTGCAGTCCATCGACGATGCGTCCGTGGCCGACGCGAGCGCAGGGTCCCGGACGCCACCCTCGAGCGGCGGGCCCCGGGCCGAGTGGTGGCCCTCGCTTTGTCTGGAGCTGGGCAGGCTGCTGCAGGTCTCCCCCGACCACCTGCGACGACACCTAGTTTGCCAGCTCTACAACCAAGGCCTGGACTCGCACGGGGAAGAG GTGATGTTAGAGGTGGAAGACAAGGACGTGCTGGGCTCTCAGCTCCTGATGATCACAGGACAAAGGCTGAGCTACTCGCTGCTGCGCAGTCAGAACCAAACACAGCCTGCTATGGAGCTACTAGCCCGCCTGCCTCCCACTCTGTGCACATGGCTCAAAGCTATG GACCCCAGTGAGCTGCGGCGCCCCCTGGTGCCCCTCCATCAGACCAGCAGGCTGGTGGGCCGCGTGATCGAGATGCTTCCCGAGAACCATGGCCAGTACAGCCTGGCACTGCACCTATTAGAAGCCGTGGACGTCCTTACGGCGGAAGACTGA
- the iars2 gene encoding isoleucine--tRNA ligase, mitochondrial isoform X1, with protein MLLCRISAVSRTLTRWGRRSHRGSGLLHRSFLCSSSRCHGVSAGEGNAQSAEQGSAQGLYRDTVILPRTEFPMKLTGQKLLDREVQIQEKCGFASLYTWQSERKGTKKFCLHDGPPYANGDPHVGHALNKILKDIHNRFEMLRGRQVHYVPGWDCHGLPIELKALGELGAVDLSPLQIRRQARQFANGAIERQKAAFQRWGVMADWAQCYYTYDGTYEAAQLKVFQEMHSKGFIYQDYKPVFWSPSSRTALAEAELEYNPEHLSKTIYATFPLVTLPPKIASKTGQGDVSVLVWTTQPWTIPANQAVCYMPNAQYSVVRRKDNSQLLLMATERSVTLAGVLGTELESVATLTGSELEGGICKHPTLPDKEVPLLPANHVTMAKGTGLVHTAPAHGMDDYSVASHFQLPVECMVDEDGKFTELAGPELQHLSVFKEGNEKVINMLKDCGALAKEEDFLHSYPYDWRTKKPVLIRPSKQWFINTGSLKDKAKDALQKVRVSPESARNSLVSTLDKRTYWCISRQRSWGVPIPVFYHKDTGEALINKHTVSHIAGLFKTKGSDCWWELPMDTLLPANVLKKSKAGPVSDFVRGEDVLDIWFDSGASWAAVLEDELEFESEEPESRLSWLPAPLRKPLVAETDSRADAYVEGKDQIGGWFLSSLLTSVAVRNKAPYKSLVVHGFAVNEKGEKMSKSLGNVVDPDAVINGRKDGSIPAYGADVLRWWVAESNIFSEVQIGPSALTSARDNINKVRNTLRFLLGNLHGFDPRVQAVEAKEMMYVDQYMLHLLREYSMKVTDAYNEFDAGRVIRLLQAFIARDLSSFYFSIIKDRLYCDPEDSLGRRSCQTALEEILDGVMRSIAPILPHLAEDVYTHAPGHEEEETLFRSGWIKSSSVWKQPGLEEAVEGACAIRDSFLSSIPGKNAAQYDLTIAIEPGLLFELMESLQEDPSSTSSQLVELMMAARVNLSSALPRDLPSDTPVNRGTFLINLEGGVIREEGSYSIAAVPTCADRCPRCRRYTAESPDCLCPRCQTVLAKA; from the exons ATGCTGCTGTGCCGTATCTCGGCAGTAAGCCGAACGCTAACGAGATGGGGACGGAGGTCACACCGAGGAAGTGGCCTCCTCCACCGATCCTTCTTGTGTAGCTCTAGCCGCTGTCATGGTGTTTCTGCAGGCGAAGGCAACGCTCAGTCTGCAGAGCagggctctgcccagggactcTACCGGGACACCGTGATCCTTCCCCGGACGGAGTTCCCAATGAAGCTGACGGGACAGAAGCTACTTGACAGAGAAGTCCAAATTCAGGAG aAGTGTGGCTTTGCAAGTCTGTACACTTGGCAAAGCGAAAGGAAAGGCACAAAGAAGTTTTGCCTTCACGATGGACCCCCATACGCCAATGGAGACCCACATGTGGGACATGCGCTCAACAAG ATTCTGAAAGACATCCATAACCGGTTTGAGATGCTGAGGGGCCGACAGGTCCACTATGTCCCGGGTTGGGACTGTCATGGTCTTCCTATTGAGCTGAAGGCTCTGGGCGAGCTGGGTGCTGTGGATCTCAGCCCTCTGCAGATCAGGCGTCAAG CTCGTCAGTTTGCAAACGGGGCCATCGAGCGTCAGAAGGCGGCTTTCCAGCGCTGGGGGGTGATGGCCGACTGGGCCCAATGCTACTACACCTATGATGGTACCTATGAAGCCGCTCAGCTGAAAGTCTTCCAGGAGATGCACAGCAAG GGGTTCATCTACCAAGATTACAAGCCTGTATTTTGGTCTCCTTCATCAAG AACCGCCTTAGCCGAGGCAGAACTGGAGTACAACCCTGAGCATCTCAGCAAAACCATCTACGCCACATTCCCGCTGGTCACGCTGCCGCCTAAGATAGCATCGAAAACAG GTCAGGGTGATGTTTCTGTATTGGTGTGGACTACACAGCCTTGGACTATTCCTGCTAACCAGGCAGTCTGCTACATGCCAAATGCCCA GTACTCCGTGGTGAGGAGAAAAGACAACTCCCAATTGCTCTTAATGGCCACTGAGCGTTCTGTCACTCTGGCAGGAGTGTTGGGAACAGAACTGGAGAGTGTCGCCACTCTCACCG GATCGGAACTCGAGGGTGGGATCTGCAAGCATCCCACTCTTCCCGACAAGGAAGTACCGCTCCTGCCCGCTAATCATGTGACAATGGCGAAAGGAACTGGATTGGTCCACACAGCACCGGCTCACGGCATGGACGATTACAGCGTGGCTTCTCACTTTCAACTCCCCGTG GAGTGTATGGTCGATGAGGACGGCAAGTTCACAGAGCTGGCGGGACCGGAGCTTCAGCATTTATCTGTGTTTAAAGAAGGCAATGAAAAAG TGATCAACATGCTGAAGGATTGCGGGGCTTTGGCAAAAGAAGAGGATTTTCTTCATAGTTACCCGTACGACTGGAGGACCAAGAAACCTGTTCTTATCCGGCCCAGCAAACAATGGTTTATTAACACGGGCTCACTCAAGGACAAGGCCAAG GACGCGCTGCAAAAAGTTCGCGTTTCACCAGAGTCGGCACGGAACAGCCTCGTGAGCACGCTGGACAAACGCACTTACTGGTGCATCTCACGGCAGCGAAGCTGGGGAGTCCCCATCCCCGTCTTCTACCACAAAGACACTGGCGAGGCGCTCATCAACAA GCACACGGTGTCCCACATTGCCGGACTCTTCAAGACAAAGGGCAGCGACTGTTGGTGGGAGCTTCCCATGGACACTTTACTGCCAGCAAATGTGCTCAAGAAG AGTAAAGCAGGACCAGTGAGCGACTTTGTCCGTGGAGAGGACGTGCTTGACATCTGGTTTGACAGCGGAGCATCATGGGCCGCTGTCctggaag ACGAGCTGGAGTTTGAGTCTGAAGAGCCTGAGTCTCGTCTCAGCTGGCTCCCGGCGCCACTGCGCAAGCCGCTGGTCGCAG AGACAGACAGCCGAGCAGACGCGTACGTGGAAGGGAAGGACCAGATCGGAGGCTGGTTTCTCTCGTCGCTGCTCACCAGCGTCGCCGTCAGGAACAAGGCACCTTACAA ATCACTGGTGGTCCACGGGTTTGCAGTCAACGAGAAGGGAGAGAAAATGTCCAAGTCCCTTGGGAATGTCGTGGATCCGGATGCAGTCATCAATGGCAGGAAG GACGGCAGCATCCCAGCATACGGGGCGGACGTGCTGCGATGGTGGGTGGCAGAGTCAAACATATTTTCCGAAGTTCAGATCGGACCTTCGGCCCTAACCTCAGCCCGAGACAACATCAATAAG GTCCGAAACACTTTGCGGTTCCTGCTGGGCAACCTGCACGGCTTTGACCCGCGGGTTCAGGCTGTGGAAGCCAAAGAGATGATGTACGTCGACCAGTACATGTTACACCTGCTGCGCGAGTACAGCATGAAG GTGACAGATGCTTACAATGAGTTTGACGCTGGCCGAGTCATACGCCTCCTCCAAGCCTTCATCGCCAGAGACCTCTCCAGCTTTTATTTCAGCATTATCAAAGACAG GTTGTACTGCGATCCGGAAGACTCGCTAGGCCGAAGATCGTGTCAGACGGCCTTAGAGGAGATTTTGGACGGGGTGATGAGATCCATCGCCCCCATCTTGCCTCATTTGGCTGAAGACGTATACACTCATGCACCAGGACATGAGG AAGAGGAAACGCTATTCCGGAGCGGCTGGATCAAATCCAGTTCTGTGTGGAAGCAACCTGGACTGGAGGAGGCGGTGGAAGGGGCCTGCGCCATCAGGGACTCCTTTTTGTCTTCTATTCCGGGCAAAAATGCGGCCCAGTATGACCTCACCATTGCCATTGAGCCCGGGCTACTGTTTGAACTTATGGAG TCTCTCCAAGAAGATCCCTCATCTACGTCCTCGCAACTTGTAGAACTCATGATGGCGGCTCGGGTCAACCTGAGCAGCGCCTTGCCTCGTGACCTACCTTCCGACACCCCCGTTAACCGCGGCACCTTCCTCATCAATTTGGAAG GTGGTGTTATTCGAGAGGAGGGCAGCTACAGTATAGCGGCCGTGCCCACCTGCGCCGATCGATGCCCGCGATGCCGACGCTACACGGCGGAGTCGCCAGATTGCCTGTGCCCACGCTGTCAGACTGTTCTCGCCAAAGCTTAG
- the iars2 gene encoding isoleucine--tRNA ligase, mitochondrial isoform X2: MLLCRISAVSRTLTRWGRRSHRGSGLLHRSFLCSSSRCHGVSAGEGNAQSAEQGSAQGLYRDTVILPRTEFPMKLTGQKLLDREVQIQEKCGFASLYTWQSERKGTKKFCLHDGPPYANGDPHVGHALNKILKDIHNRFEMLRGRQVHYVPGWDCHGLPIELKALGELGAVDLSPLQIRRQARQFANGAIERQKAAFQRWGVMADWAQCYYTYDGTYEAAQLKVFQEMHSKGFIYQDYKPVFWSPSSRTALAEAELEYNPEHLSKTIYATFPLVTLPPKIASKTGQGDVSVLVWTTQPWTIPANQAVCYMPNAQYSVVRRKDNSQLLLMATERSVTLAGVLGTELESVATLTGSELEGGICKHPTLPDKEVPLLPANHVTMAKGTGLVHTAPAHGMDDYSVASHFQLPVECMVDEDGKFTELAGPELQHLSVFKEGNEKVINMLKDCGALAKEEDFLHSYPYDWRTKKPVLIRPSKQWFINTGSLKDKAKDALQKVRVSPESARNSLVSTLDKRTYWCISRQRSWGVPIPVFYHKDTGEALINKHTVSHIAGLFKTKGSDCWWELPMDTLLPANVLKKSKAGPVSDFVRGEDVLDIWFDSGASWAAVLEETDSRADAYVEGKDQIGGWFLSSLLTSVAVRNKAPYKSLVVHGFAVNEKGEKMSKSLGNVVDPDAVINGRKDGSIPAYGADVLRWWVAESNIFSEVQIGPSALTSARDNINKVRNTLRFLLGNLHGFDPRVQAVEAKEMMYVDQYMLHLLREYSMKVTDAYNEFDAGRVIRLLQAFIARDLSSFYFSIIKDRLYCDPEDSLGRRSCQTALEEILDGVMRSIAPILPHLAEDVYTHAPGHEEEETLFRSGWIKSSSVWKQPGLEEAVEGACAIRDSFLSSIPGKNAAQYDLTIAIEPGLLFELMESLQEDPSSTSSQLVELMMAARVNLSSALPRDLPSDTPVNRGTFLINLEGGVIREEGSYSIAAVPTCADRCPRCRRYTAESPDCLCPRCQTVLAKA, translated from the exons ATGCTGCTGTGCCGTATCTCGGCAGTAAGCCGAACGCTAACGAGATGGGGACGGAGGTCACACCGAGGAAGTGGCCTCCTCCACCGATCCTTCTTGTGTAGCTCTAGCCGCTGTCATGGTGTTTCTGCAGGCGAAGGCAACGCTCAGTCTGCAGAGCagggctctgcccagggactcTACCGGGACACCGTGATCCTTCCCCGGACGGAGTTCCCAATGAAGCTGACGGGACAGAAGCTACTTGACAGAGAAGTCCAAATTCAGGAG aAGTGTGGCTTTGCAAGTCTGTACACTTGGCAAAGCGAAAGGAAAGGCACAAAGAAGTTTTGCCTTCACGATGGACCCCCATACGCCAATGGAGACCCACATGTGGGACATGCGCTCAACAAG ATTCTGAAAGACATCCATAACCGGTTTGAGATGCTGAGGGGCCGACAGGTCCACTATGTCCCGGGTTGGGACTGTCATGGTCTTCCTATTGAGCTGAAGGCTCTGGGCGAGCTGGGTGCTGTGGATCTCAGCCCTCTGCAGATCAGGCGTCAAG CTCGTCAGTTTGCAAACGGGGCCATCGAGCGTCAGAAGGCGGCTTTCCAGCGCTGGGGGGTGATGGCCGACTGGGCCCAATGCTACTACACCTATGATGGTACCTATGAAGCCGCTCAGCTGAAAGTCTTCCAGGAGATGCACAGCAAG GGGTTCATCTACCAAGATTACAAGCCTGTATTTTGGTCTCCTTCATCAAG AACCGCCTTAGCCGAGGCAGAACTGGAGTACAACCCTGAGCATCTCAGCAAAACCATCTACGCCACATTCCCGCTGGTCACGCTGCCGCCTAAGATAGCATCGAAAACAG GTCAGGGTGATGTTTCTGTATTGGTGTGGACTACACAGCCTTGGACTATTCCTGCTAACCAGGCAGTCTGCTACATGCCAAATGCCCA GTACTCCGTGGTGAGGAGAAAAGACAACTCCCAATTGCTCTTAATGGCCACTGAGCGTTCTGTCACTCTGGCAGGAGTGTTGGGAACAGAACTGGAGAGTGTCGCCACTCTCACCG GATCGGAACTCGAGGGTGGGATCTGCAAGCATCCCACTCTTCCCGACAAGGAAGTACCGCTCCTGCCCGCTAATCATGTGACAATGGCGAAAGGAACTGGATTGGTCCACACAGCACCGGCTCACGGCATGGACGATTACAGCGTGGCTTCTCACTTTCAACTCCCCGTG GAGTGTATGGTCGATGAGGACGGCAAGTTCACAGAGCTGGCGGGACCGGAGCTTCAGCATTTATCTGTGTTTAAAGAAGGCAATGAAAAAG TGATCAACATGCTGAAGGATTGCGGGGCTTTGGCAAAAGAAGAGGATTTTCTTCATAGTTACCCGTACGACTGGAGGACCAAGAAACCTGTTCTTATCCGGCCCAGCAAACAATGGTTTATTAACACGGGCTCACTCAAGGACAAGGCCAAG GACGCGCTGCAAAAAGTTCGCGTTTCACCAGAGTCGGCACGGAACAGCCTCGTGAGCACGCTGGACAAACGCACTTACTGGTGCATCTCACGGCAGCGAAGCTGGGGAGTCCCCATCCCCGTCTTCTACCACAAAGACACTGGCGAGGCGCTCATCAACAA GCACACGGTGTCCCACATTGCCGGACTCTTCAAGACAAAGGGCAGCGACTGTTGGTGGGAGCTTCCCATGGACACTTTACTGCCAGCAAATGTGCTCAAGAAG AGTAAAGCAGGACCAGTGAGCGACTTTGTCCGTGGAGAGGACGTGCTTGACATCTGGTTTGACAGCGGAGCATCATGGGCCGCTGTCctggaag AGACAGACAGCCGAGCAGACGCGTACGTGGAAGGGAAGGACCAGATCGGAGGCTGGTTTCTCTCGTCGCTGCTCACCAGCGTCGCCGTCAGGAACAAGGCACCTTACAA ATCACTGGTGGTCCACGGGTTTGCAGTCAACGAGAAGGGAGAGAAAATGTCCAAGTCCCTTGGGAATGTCGTGGATCCGGATGCAGTCATCAATGGCAGGAAG GACGGCAGCATCCCAGCATACGGGGCGGACGTGCTGCGATGGTGGGTGGCAGAGTCAAACATATTTTCCGAAGTTCAGATCGGACCTTCGGCCCTAACCTCAGCCCGAGACAACATCAATAAG GTCCGAAACACTTTGCGGTTCCTGCTGGGCAACCTGCACGGCTTTGACCCGCGGGTTCAGGCTGTGGAAGCCAAAGAGATGATGTACGTCGACCAGTACATGTTACACCTGCTGCGCGAGTACAGCATGAAG GTGACAGATGCTTACAATGAGTTTGACGCTGGCCGAGTCATACGCCTCCTCCAAGCCTTCATCGCCAGAGACCTCTCCAGCTTTTATTTCAGCATTATCAAAGACAG GTTGTACTGCGATCCGGAAGACTCGCTAGGCCGAAGATCGTGTCAGACGGCCTTAGAGGAGATTTTGGACGGGGTGATGAGATCCATCGCCCCCATCTTGCCTCATTTGGCTGAAGACGTATACACTCATGCACCAGGACATGAGG AAGAGGAAACGCTATTCCGGAGCGGCTGGATCAAATCCAGTTCTGTGTGGAAGCAACCTGGACTGGAGGAGGCGGTGGAAGGGGCCTGCGCCATCAGGGACTCCTTTTTGTCTTCTATTCCGGGCAAAAATGCGGCCCAGTATGACCTCACCATTGCCATTGAGCCCGGGCTACTGTTTGAACTTATGGAG TCTCTCCAAGAAGATCCCTCATCTACGTCCTCGCAACTTGTAGAACTCATGATGGCGGCTCGGGTCAACCTGAGCAGCGCCTTGCCTCGTGACCTACCTTCCGACACCCCCGTTAACCGCGGCACCTTCCTCATCAATTTGGAAG GTGGTGTTATTCGAGAGGAGGGCAGCTACAGTATAGCGGCCGTGCCCACCTGCGCCGATCGATGCCCGCGATGCCGACGCTACACGGCGGAGTCGCCAGATTGCCTGTGCCCACGCTGTCAGACTGTTCTCGCCAAAGCTTAG